A window of the Cystobacter fuscus genome harbors these coding sequences:
- a CDS encoding lipoxygenase family protein, whose product MSLSSPPTLPQNDTPDNRASRARILAQKQTQYVYDYPAIVAGLPMAAAPVPVDISLNWAIQIAETAILLGENFVDALLPNLFSFDVEIPVELGQGKSSATTAAIYTKAAPPEASVFDASLKNREFDKRDILAFQAQLSDARKDLAGLAQNAHARKVTLPPGGNGVLDTPALAGAPMLDKTPGQDAKSIESWLSQLVKSVLDFVLTKAGLYGRATDLQDYDAQFRKVVLPWTAGVFLTDEEFAALRVAGPNAGILQRATLADLSQLLPSDALFQRITGETGWTREQAVDAGHFYLVDYKALTQLVPGTTPQQKYVFAPKALFYVPRLGGSRGSLRPVSIQIGQDASSPVFYPDGGLAWTLAKTCVNIADGNYHELISHLGLTHLLTEPFVLATERQLDPQHPLYVLLTPHFAGTLFINYSAATSLITPGGPVDKLLAGTIDSSNQVAANAVKAVRYNESFFPEKLARQGIGSPEELPDYPYRDDALALWNAIHGWVSDYTAIYYSGEADVVGDYELQAWVQELVSAGHLQDIGEGGPDGTPCISTLDYLRKLLTQIIFTASVEHAAVNFPQRTAMSYTPAIPLAGYAPFPGPATSGAEATQLLDLLPPLNQSILQQAVLAGLGNVYYTVLGQYGGQLSDPRALLVLGKFQRALQSIQKHIQAANTVGGRTPYATLLPSAIPQSINI is encoded by the coding sequence ATGAGCCTGTCCTCTCCTCCCACGTTGCCGCAGAACGACACCCCGGACAACCGCGCGAGCCGAGCGCGAATCCTGGCCCAGAAGCAGACCCAGTACGTGTACGACTACCCGGCCATCGTCGCCGGGCTGCCCATGGCGGCGGCGCCCGTCCCCGTGGACATCTCGCTCAACTGGGCCATCCAGATCGCCGAGACGGCCATCCTGCTGGGGGAGAACTTCGTGGATGCGCTGCTGCCCAACCTCTTCAGCTTCGACGTGGAGATCCCCGTCGAGCTCGGCCAGGGGAAATCGAGCGCGACCACGGCCGCCATCTACACCAAGGCGGCCCCCCCGGAGGCGAGCGTGTTCGACGCCTCGCTGAAGAACCGGGAGTTCGACAAGCGCGACATCCTGGCCTTCCAGGCCCAGCTGAGCGATGCGCGCAAGGATCTGGCGGGGCTCGCCCAGAACGCGCATGCACGCAAGGTCACGCTTCCGCCGGGTGGCAACGGGGTGCTCGACACACCCGCTCTCGCGGGGGCGCCGATGCTCGACAAGACTCCCGGGCAGGATGCCAAGAGCATCGAGTCCTGGCTGTCCCAGCTGGTCAAGTCCGTGCTCGACTTCGTGCTGACGAAGGCGGGCCTCTACGGGCGCGCCACGGATCTGCAGGACTACGACGCACAGTTCCGCAAGGTGGTGCTGCCGTGGACCGCGGGCGTGTTCCTCACGGACGAGGAGTTCGCCGCGCTGCGTGTCGCCGGCCCCAACGCGGGCATCCTCCAGCGGGCGACCCTCGCGGATCTCTCGCAACTGCTGCCCTCGGACGCGCTGTTCCAGCGCATCACGGGAGAGACGGGGTGGACGCGCGAGCAGGCCGTGGACGCCGGGCACTTCTACCTCGTGGACTACAAGGCGCTCACGCAACTGGTGCCGGGCACCACGCCCCAGCAGAAGTATGTGTTCGCGCCCAAGGCCCTCTTCTATGTGCCGCGTCTGGGAGGGAGCCGGGGCTCGCTGCGCCCCGTGTCCATCCAGATCGGTCAGGACGCGAGCAGCCCCGTCTTCTACCCGGACGGAGGGCTCGCGTGGACGCTCGCCAAGACGTGCGTCAACATCGCGGACGGCAACTACCACGAGCTCATCAGCCACCTGGGGCTCACGCACCTGCTCACCGAGCCGTTCGTGCTCGCCACCGAGCGGCAGTTGGATCCACAGCATCCGCTCTACGTCCTGCTCACCCCTCACTTCGCGGGCACGCTGTTCATCAATTACAGCGCGGCGACCTCGCTCATCACCCCGGGAGGGCCGGTGGACAAGCTCCTGGCGGGTACCATCGACTCGTCCAACCAGGTGGCCGCCAACGCCGTGAAGGCGGTGCGCTACAACGAGTCGTTCTTCCCCGAGAAGCTCGCCCGTCAGGGCATCGGCTCACCGGAGGAACTGCCCGACTACCCCTACCGTGATGATGCGCTGGCCCTCTGGAATGCCATCCATGGTTGGGTGTCGGATTACACCGCGATCTACTACTCCGGGGAAGCGGACGTGGTGGGCGACTACGAGCTGCAAGCCTGGGTGCAGGAACTGGTGAGCGCCGGGCACCTGCAGGACATCGGCGAGGGGGGGCCCGATGGGACGCCGTGCATCTCCACGCTCGACTACCTGCGCAAGCTGCTCACCCAGATCATCTTCACCGCGAGCGTGGAGCACGCGGCGGTGAACTTCCCGCAGCGCACCGCCATGAGCTACACGCCGGCCATCCCGCTCGCCGGCTATGCACCGTTCCCGGGCCCGGCCACTTCGGGCGCCGAGGCGACGCAGTTGTTGGATCTGCTGCCGCCGCTCAACCAGTCCATCCTCCAGCAGGCGGTGTTGGCGGGCCTGGGCAATGTCTATTACACGGTGCTCGGTCAGTACGGGGGCCAGCTGTCCGATCCCCGGGCGCTCCTGGTGCTGGGCAAGTTCCAGCGCGCATTGCAGTCCATCCAGAAGCACATCCAGGCGGCCAATACCGTGGGAGGGCGCACGCCCTACGCGACGCTCCTGCCCTCGGCCATTCCCCAGAGCATCAACATCTGA
- a CDS encoding DUF1501 domain-containing protein codes for MTNTSRRTLLKWALGAGQFALLERAGLLGSSTAHAADNDAPSRLAVLYIPGGYRPVYCFTPLEDADVPLCIPAPAGFNSEPTYFEASQLVNLAPANGPYKPLRTWRSWNPADPAARGSYSPLMYGFSHFALHEQLSVLHGIDQGTNDHASAFISAMCGVAGADYRAPAVHSVIANHLYEKYRESRPLPFVVVSGDRGTPQGMGLPSHASPVRVPSVEALKPMLSAKPSDNAWWKGLDARTEGPELDAHGQPTGSSLKTTTVERFSLTRAQQLLRRSTAKVDNYLEGLHGSLSSVSRVLATDVVSVLEGTKGIDKLKTNRPAYLSSYLNESFTYTFGNANFHLTGLDPRMDLALRLLKSDLCTSVHVSLQLDFDTHNAQGHGFSCAHGRGLMDCVARFLGELKNSPAPGKPGKTLLDDTLVLVMSEFGRSWAYRASDGSYVLPDDHHPYTSVCFAGGNVAANRQVGSYTPRGLGVPVDIVEESGQPSRRVPRSADAVATALRIMGMELNDFFIPGGYGEVVGLRKA; via the coding sequence ATGACGAACACTTCTCGCCGCACCTTGCTCAAGTGGGCTCTGGGAGCCGGACAGTTCGCGCTGCTCGAGCGCGCGGGACTCCTCGGTTCGAGCACCGCGCACGCCGCGGACAACGACGCGCCCTCGCGGCTCGCGGTGCTCTACATCCCCGGGGGTTACCGGCCGGTGTACTGCTTCACCCCGCTGGAAGACGCGGACGTTCCGCTCTGCATCCCAGCGCCCGCGGGCTTCAACAGCGAGCCCACCTACTTCGAGGCGAGCCAACTGGTGAACCTCGCGCCCGCCAACGGCCCCTACAAACCGCTGCGGACCTGGCGGTCGTGGAACCCCGCGGATCCCGCGGCGCGTGGCAGCTACAGCCCGCTCATGTACGGCTTCTCGCACTTCGCGCTGCATGAGCAACTGAGCGTGCTGCATGGCATCGACCAGGGCACCAACGACCACGCGAGTGCGTTCATCTCCGCGATGTGCGGGGTGGCCGGTGCGGACTACCGGGCGCCCGCCGTTCATTCGGTGATCGCCAATCACCTGTACGAGAAGTACCGCGAGAGCAGGCCGCTGCCGTTCGTGGTCGTCTCCGGTGACCGCGGCACACCGCAGGGGATGGGGCTGCCCTCGCACGCCTCGCCCGTGCGCGTTCCGTCCGTCGAAGCGCTCAAGCCGATGCTCTCCGCGAAGCCCTCGGACAATGCCTGGTGGAAGGGGCTGGATGCGCGCACCGAAGGCCCCGAGCTGGACGCGCACGGCCAGCCCACCGGGAGCTCCCTGAAGACGACCACGGTGGAGCGCTTCTCGCTCACGCGCGCCCAGCAACTGCTGCGCCGCTCGACGGCGAAGGTGGACAACTACCTCGAAGGCCTGCATGGCTCGCTGTCTTCGGTCTCTCGCGTGCTCGCCACGGATGTCGTGTCCGTGCTGGAGGGCACCAAGGGCATCGACAAGCTGAAGACGAACCGTCCCGCCTACCTGTCGAGCTACCTGAACGAGTCGTTCACGTACACCTTCGGTAACGCGAACTTCCACCTCACCGGGCTCGACCCCCGGATGGATCTCGCGCTGCGCCTGCTCAAGTCGGATCTCTGCACCTCGGTGCACGTCTCGCTGCAGCTCGACTTCGACACCCACAACGCCCAGGGCCATGGCTTCAGCTGCGCGCACGGCCGCGGACTGATGGACTGCGTGGCGCGCTTCCTGGGCGAGCTCAAGAACTCGCCGGCTCCGGGCAAGCCGGGCAAGACGCTGCTGGATGACACGCTGGTGCTGGTGATGAGTGAATTCGGCCGGAGCTGGGCCTACCGCGCGAGCGATGGCAGCTACGTCCTGCCGGATGACCACCACCCCTATACCTCGGTCTGCTTCGCGGGCGGCAACGTGGCGGCCAACCGGCAGGTGGGCTCGTACACCCCGCGCGGGCTCGGCGTCCCGGTGGACATCGTCGAGGAGAGCGGCCAGCCCTCCAGGCGCGTGCCTCGATCCGCGGATGCCGTCGCCACCGCGCTGCGGATCATGGGCATGGAGCTGAACGACTTCTTCATTCCCGGCGGCTACGGAGAAGTCGTGGGGCTCCGGAAGGCGTAG